From Candidatus Margulisiibacteriota bacterium, a single genomic window includes:
- a CDS encoding L,D-transpeptidase — protein MRNLVIRLIILLIIFFITSYLLFGMLVSVYFRRNLAYLTMQDRLEVYESARRTVDSSAQQLKTVITTTAPRHDRPYLVISIAEHKLWLKEKGTVLFSAPVATSSEKKLVNIGGANIWKFETPRGRLVIQDKEEAPVWVPPDWHYVEQARKRGLGLVYLGQPLKLSDGSIVRIEGSEVVRIFADGKKSILQATAKKDIVLDGNLLVPPVGTSQRRYKGVLGPYSLELGDGYAIHGTDQPESIGQAVSHGCVRLRNEDIARLYPLVPTGTPVYIY, from the coding sequence ATGCGTAATCTGGTCATTCGGTTAATAATCCTATTAATAATCTTTTTTATAACATCTTATTTGTTGTTTGGCATGCTGGTTTCGGTTTATTTTAGGCGCAACCTGGCCTATTTGACCATGCAGGACCGGCTTGAGGTTTATGAAAGCGCTCGCAGGACAGTAGACAGCTCTGCACAACAATTAAAAACTGTTATAACCACTACAGCCCCGCGTCATGACCGACCTTATCTTGTGATCAGCATAGCCGAGCATAAACTCTGGCTAAAAGAAAAAGGCACAGTTTTATTCAGCGCACCTGTTGCGACCAGCAGTGAAAAAAAGCTGGTAAATATTGGAGGAGCAAATATCTGGAAGTTTGAAACGCCGCGTGGACGTCTGGTAATTCAGGACAAAGAAGAGGCGCCGGTGTGGGTACCGCCCGACTGGCACTATGTAGAACAAGCTCGCAAACGAGGGCTGGGGCTGGTTTATCTGGGACAACCACTTAAACTTTCTGACGGCTCCATTGTCAGGATTGAAGGTTCTGAGGTTGTCCGGATTTTTGCAGACGGAAAAAAATCTATACTCCAAGCAACAGCAAAAAAAGATATTGTGCTGGATGGGAATTTGCTGGTCCCACCTGTGGGCACTTCACAGCGCCGCTATAAAGGAGTGCTTGGGCCTTATAGCCTGGAACTGGGTGATGGTTATGCCATTCATGGAACCGACCAGCCGGAATCTATAGGTCAGGCTGTGAGCCATGGTTGCGTGCGATTGCGCAATGAAGATATAGCCAGGCTTTATCCTCTCGTGCCGACAGGTACACCAGTTTACATCTATTAA
- a CDS encoding redox-sensing transcriptional repressor Rex codes for MLSNNSIERLCLVYAALQTLQKTNVEYISSKDLARLAGTTDSCVRKDISTLNITGYNRKGYNVGSLKKQIGASLRLSRSYKTCIVGLGRLGTALLDHKALKDDGFEIVAGFDNSINKIERLHTSVEVFAVNELEKIVKQRGIEIGIITAPKEAAQEIADKLVKGGVRGILNFAPVQLSVPDSIVLNNMDVTVALRFIAAQI; via the coding sequence ATGTTATCAAACAACTCGATTGAAAGGCTCTGCCTGGTTTATGCGGCACTTCAAACCTTACAAAAAACCAATGTTGAGTATATTTCTTCCAAGGACCTGGCCAGACTTGCCGGCACAACAGATTCTTGTGTCAGAAAAGATATAAGCACGCTGAATATTACCGGCTATAATCGCAAGGGCTACAATGTTGGGTCCCTAAAGAAGCAGATTGGGGCAAGCCTGAGGTTATCCCGCTCATACAAGACATGCATAGTTGGTCTTGGAAGGTTGGGGACGGCCTTGCTGGACCATAAAGCGCTTAAAGATGATGGCTTTGAAATAGTCGCCGGATTTGATAATAGTATAAACAAAATAGAACGGCTTCATACTTCGGTTGAAGTGTTTGCGGTGAATGAACTGGAAAAAATTGTAAAACAGCGTGGAATCGAGATCGGAATTATTACGGCTCCAAAAGAAGCGGCACAAGAAATAGCGGATAAATTAGTGAAAGGGGGTGTACGCGGTATCCTGAACTTTGCTCCTGTACAGCTGAGTGTACCTGATAGCATTGTTCTTAATAATATGGATGTTACCGTGGCGCTACGGTTCATTGCGGCTCAAATATAG
- a CDS encoding phosphoglycerate dehydrogenase, with protein sequence MYKVLTLNKIEKEGLNLLSLDDYEIGTEIANPDAILLRSFDMHEMKLPETLLAVGRAGAGVNNIPVEKCTNQGIVVFNSPGANANAVKELVLAGLFLSSRDIFPGMTYVQTIKGKGNEVPGLVEKNKGQFAGSEIMGKTLGVVGLGKIGVLVANAAQALGMKVIGLDPFISIENAWGLSKDVIRARGIEELLAQSDYITLHTPLNDGTKGLLNESRFKAMKKGVRILNFSRGGIVNNEALLKAIEEGIVARYVTDFPDDELLGVEKVIAIPHLGASTKEAEVNCAFIVINQLKDFLEKGNITNSVNYPDATLPSSSNYRLLIMNKNVPNMVGQISSILAKAGVNILEMLNKSKGDYAYNIIDVANELSKKTLKEISDVDGVIKVRFLAASN encoded by the coding sequence ATGTATAAAGTACTAACCTTAAATAAAATAGAAAAAGAAGGACTAAACCTTCTTTCCCTTGATGATTATGAAATAGGTACGGAGATAGCCAATCCGGATGCTATATTGCTTCGAAGTTTCGATATGCATGAGATGAAATTACCGGAGACATTATTGGCTGTTGGAAGGGCAGGCGCTGGCGTTAATAACATTCCTGTGGAAAAATGTACGAACCAGGGAATTGTAGTTTTCAATTCTCCCGGAGCAAATGCCAACGCAGTAAAAGAACTGGTACTGGCCGGACTTTTCTTATCTTCTCGTGATATTTTCCCGGGAATGACTTACGTACAGACTATAAAAGGTAAAGGAAACGAAGTGCCCGGTTTGGTAGAAAAAAACAAAGGACAGTTCGCTGGAAGTGAAATCATGGGAAAGACTTTAGGTGTTGTAGGTTTGGGCAAAATCGGAGTTTTGGTTGCAAATGCTGCCCAGGCGCTGGGTATGAAAGTAATAGGCCTGGACCCGTTTATTTCCATAGAAAATGCCTGGGGTTTATCAAAGGATGTTATCAGGGCCAGAGGTATTGAAGAACTGCTTGCTCAAAGTGACTACATAACATTACATACACCGCTTAATGATGGGACAAAGGGACTGCTAAATGAAAGCAGATTCAAGGCCATGAAAAAAGGAGTACGCATTCTTAATTTTTCCAGAGGTGGTATTGTAAATAACGAAGCCTTATTAAAGGCAATTGAGGAAGGCATTGTGGCTCGTTATGTAACGGACTTCCCGGATGATGAACTTCTGGGCGTAGAAAAGGTTATCGCTATCCCTCATCTGGGAGCATCAACTAAGGAAGCTGAAGTAAATTGCGCATTCATTGTGATCAATCAGTTAAAAGACTTTCTGGAAAAAGGGAATATCACCAATTCTGTAAATTATCCTGACGCAACATTACCTTCCAGCTCTAACTATCGTTTATTAATTATGAATAAAAATGTTCCCAACATGGTTGGCCAGATATCCTCAATTCTTGCCAAGGCTGGTGTTAATATTTTGGAAATGCTCAATAAAAGCAAGGGTGACTATGCCTACAACATAATTGACGTAGCGAACGAGTTAAGCAAGAAAACACTAAAAGAAATCTCTGATGTTGATGGGGTTATTAAAGTAAGGTTTTTAGCTGCGTCTAACTAA
- a CDS encoding L,D-transpeptidase gives MMLTKSFFSRWLEFRKSYPYLAWSLATAIIILIIINITLLSSLVFFHYELKNMQTLMTLAEQRRIEAMASAEKNQLALAVELTKQMDWKDNSVHLAIDTKKGVMVLTREGAQLREMSISTGKDSTIGSSPDRVRLTTPLGKRLVIKVVDGSFPWIVPDWVYKQRGLKPLSGNSITGALGPLAIFLDSGTIIYTRPASGPLADDSYILPGSVRISTTDAEAIRKELLPGMVVYFY, from the coding sequence ATGATGCTCACAAAATCATTTTTCTCTCGCTGGCTTGAATTCAGGAAAAGCTATCCATACCTTGCCTGGTCTCTGGCAACGGCTATTATTATTCTAATCATAATCAATATCACGCTGCTTTCGAGCCTTGTTTTTTTTCACTATGAATTGAAAAATATGCAAACCCTGATGACGCTTGCTGAACAACGTCGTATCGAGGCTATGGCCTCTGCTGAAAAAAACCAGCTTGCATTGGCTGTTGAGCTCACAAAACAAATGGATTGGAAAGACAACTCAGTTCATCTGGCTATAGATACCAAGAAAGGCGTAATGGTCTTGACGCGTGAAGGAGCCCAACTCCGCGAAATGAGCATAAGTACCGGAAAAGACTCTACTATAGGTTCATCACCGGACCGCGTACGGCTCACTACTCCACTCGGCAAGCGTCTTGTTATCAAGGTGGTGGATGGCAGCTTTCCATGGATCGTACCTGATTGGGTTTATAAGCAACGTGGTCTTAAGCCTTTATCCGGCAACTCAATTACGGGAGCGCTTGGCCCTTTGGCGATTTTCCTCGATAGCGGTACAATTATTTATACCAGACCTGCCTCGGGCCCGCTTGCTGACGATTCATACATCTTACCGGGTAGTGTTCGTATTTCCACAACTGATGCTGAGGCTATCCGAAAGGAATTACTACCGGGAATGGTAGTATATTTTTACTAA